In the genome of Haloarcula sp. CBA1129, one region contains:
- a CDS encoding aminotransferase class V-fold PLP-dependent enzyme produces MVSFTTESESVYRQLGVTPVINAAGTKTRIGGSLIREEAAEAMRAAADEFVQLSDLEAKASEQIAEIAGSEAGYVSPGAEAGLLLAAAAAIAGDDPKTMSELPHPTDAPNDIVMPRTHRTGYDHALRAAGANIVDVGTNDHHLGTGATNVEPWEIESAIHENTAGIAYVQKTYTQPKLSTVSEIAHRHDVPVIVDAAAEVPPIENLSRFIEQGADMVVFSGGKGIRGPQTTGIIAGKRRYIRSIAVQHQDMHVDSRVWNPPSSLIDTERFDGVPRQGIGRSLKVGKEELVGLIRALELFIEEDQEALVAEWENLAQKMASQLEAAGVETTVVAGGEQSVAPRVIVDISHSQSTLSTAGLVSELQCEDPRVYVGEDRIDEGAIVLNPMCLDEDDAAYVVDRLLTHL; encoded by the coding sequence ATGGTCTCATTCACAACAGAGTCTGAGTCGGTGTATCGTCAACTGGGTGTCACACCAGTCATCAATGCAGCGGGAACAAAAACGCGGATCGGCGGCAGCCTTATTCGAGAGGAAGCCGCGGAAGCCATGCGTGCTGCTGCCGACGAATTCGTCCAGCTGAGCGACCTAGAGGCAAAGGCGTCCGAACAGATCGCTGAAATCGCTGGGTCTGAAGCCGGATACGTTTCGCCGGGTGCCGAAGCCGGTCTGCTGTTGGCCGCGGCTGCTGCGATTGCGGGGGACGACCCGAAGACTATGTCGGAGTTACCACATCCGACAGACGCACCAAACGACATCGTGATGCCCCGGACTCACCGGACGGGATACGACCACGCGCTGCGAGCGGCTGGCGCAAACATCGTTGATGTCGGAACAAATGATCACCACCTCGGTACTGGCGCAACAAATGTGGAACCTTGGGAAATCGAAAGCGCTATCCACGAAAACACTGCTGGAATTGCGTACGTACAGAAGACATACACACAACCAAAACTATCGACTGTCTCAGAGATTGCACACCGACACGACGTTCCCGTGATTGTCGACGCTGCCGCTGAGGTGCCGCCCATTGAGAACCTCTCTCGTTTCATCGAGCAGGGAGCAGACATGGTCGTGTTCAGTGGTGGCAAAGGCATCCGCGGTCCACAGACGACGGGTATCATCGCCGGCAAACGCCGGTATATCCGCTCAATCGCGGTGCAGCATCAAGATATGCACGTCGATAGTCGGGTCTGGAACCCACCCAGTTCGCTTATTGATACGGAACGGTTCGACGGGGTTCCAAGACAGGGAATCGGGCGGTCGCTCAAGGTCGGTAAAGAGGAACTTGTCGGCCTCATTCGCGCGCTGGAACTATTCATTGAGGAGGATCAGGAAGCGCTTGTTGCCGAGTGGGAGAACCTCGCACAGAAGATGGCGAGCCAACTCGAGGCAGCGGGCGTAGAGACCACAGTTGTCGCTGGCGGTGAGCAGAGCGTTGCTCCTCGGGTCATTGTGGATATCAGTCACTCCCAATCCACCCTCTCAACAGCTGGTTTGGTGTCAGAACTTCAGTGTGAGGACCCGCGTGTGTATGTCGGTGAGGACCGTATAGACGAGGGAGCGATCGTTCTCAACCCAATGTGCCTTGACGAAGACGATGCTGCGTACGTCGTCGACCGCCTGCTCACACATCTGTAA
- a CDS encoding transposase has protein sequence MSPATLQDDPSVESFFNVVETETLALFEHLSFEFLEGFDVFAPAKTGRTRDHEPPELMRGFLHCYYKDIYGIRPVERELRNTVVWLSCGFDRPPSRDAVDRFLTDLEHVVNEVFDRLVEQAARRGLLDLTYCIDSTDVRAMPTDPDASKCYDPTDDEYYYGYGCTIVSTGQKIPIAAEFTESKQAPEETAMRVTRDALAVEQPIWMVGDSAYDTLDWHDHLLTAGVVPVAPYNARNTDDPKDIEYRIEDRIEEHSEGVQLKQSILDETYNRRTGVERTNESVKDCGLGRTHARGRVHARSQVFLALCLRLVVAITNYERGDNPGSTIITV, from the coding sequence ATGAGTCCAGCGACCCTGCAAGATGATCCTTCGGTAGAGTCGTTCTTCAATGTCGTGGAGACGGAAACGTTAGCGTTGTTTGAGCACCTCTCCTTCGAGTTTCTCGAAGGGTTCGACGTGTTCGCCCCGGCAAAGACGGGGCGAACACGAGACCACGAACCACCAGAGCTGATGCGTGGCTTTCTCCACTGCTACTACAAGGACATTTACGGCATTCGTCCGGTTGAGCGGGAGCTTCGGAACACGGTTGTTTGGCTGAGCTGTGGCTTCGATCGACCGCCGTCGAGAGACGCGGTCGATCGCTTTCTCACCGACCTCGAACACGTCGTCAACGAGGTCTTTGACCGACTCGTCGAGCAGGCCGCCCGACGCGGCCTGCTCGACTTGACCTACTGTATCGATTCAACCGACGTGAGGGCGATGCCCACCGATCCAGACGCGTCGAAGTGCTACGATCCAACCGACGACGAGTACTACTACGGCTACGGTTGCACGATCGTCTCGACCGGGCAAAAGATCCCGATTGCAGCCGAGTTCACCGAGAGCAAACAAGCACCGGAAGAGACGGCGATGCGCGTCACACGTGACGCGCTCGCCGTTGAGCAACCAATCTGGATGGTTGGTGACAGCGCCTACGACACGCTCGACTGGCACGACCACCTGCTGACCGCAGGGGTCGTGCCAGTCGCTCCGTACAACGCGCGAAACACTGATGACCCGAAAGACATCGAGTACAGGATCGAAGACCGCATCGAGGAACACAGTGAGGGCGTCCAGCTGAAGCAATCAATCCTAGACGAGACGTACAACCGCCGTACTGGCGTCGAACGAACCAACGAATCAGTGAAGGACTGCGGCCTCGGGCGAACGCACGCCCGAGGCCGCGTCCACGCACGATCGCAGGTGTTTCTTGCTCTGTGCCTTCGCCTCGTCGTCGCTATCACCAACTACGAACGCGGAGACAATCCGGGAAGCACGATCATCACGGTGTGA